One Bremerella alba genomic window carries:
- a CDS encoding Hsp70 family protein — translation MAAKFVIGVDLGTTNSVIAYSDLEAEQPVVELLEIPQLVAASTLENRTSLPSFLYLATEADQQGGKLGLPWDDDQAFATGEWARRQSADTPDRTVGGAKSWLSHHKVDRQGEILPWNAPKEVGKISPVEASRRYLQHLVAAWNEAQPEHAFADQAVVLTVPASFDASARELTHEAAIAAGFPADFTLLEEPQAAVYAWLGHMGESWRKALSVGDKLLVCDVGGGTTDLTLITVEEEAGELVLKRMAVGNHLLVGGDNMDLALAFHVAELFKEKNVTLDPWQSVSLWHSCRAAKEQLLQEGGPDKHPVSILGRGSKLIAKTVSVDVEREPIKAMLLEGFFPACAATDKAERGFASGFQELGLPFESDPAVTRHLAEFLAMHAEKAGSAIHPTHVLFNGGVFKSEPFQTRLMETIESWQPEQPPQRLAGDHDLDYAVARGAAFYGWAKEKGGIRIRGGTAQAYYVGIQTSGLAIPGAPRPLNLLNVVPIGMEEGTETDVPSAEVGLVVGETTKFRFFSSPIRKDDQPGQMIQRWDEAEISETDSLEASLPRDDKINEPYVPVTFHSKVTELGMLELWCVSSKTSGRWKLEFNVREED, via the coding sequence ATGGCGGCTAAATTTGTCATCGGCGTCGACCTGGGAACCACCAACAGCGTCATCGCCTACAGCGATCTGGAAGCCGAACAACCGGTGGTCGAGCTGTTAGAGATTCCGCAGTTGGTCGCGGCCAGTACACTCGAGAACCGCACGTCGCTTCCCTCGTTCTTGTACCTCGCCACCGAGGCCGATCAGCAAGGAGGCAAGCTCGGTCTGCCGTGGGACGACGATCAAGCGTTCGCTACCGGCGAGTGGGCCCGGCGTCAGTCGGCCGATACGCCAGACCGCACCGTCGGCGGCGCGAAGAGCTGGCTGTCGCATCATAAGGTCGACCGGCAAGGCGAAATCCTCCCGTGGAACGCCCCGAAAGAGGTCGGCAAGATCTCGCCGGTGGAAGCCTCGCGGCGGTACCTTCAGCACTTAGTAGCGGCCTGGAATGAAGCCCAGCCCGAGCATGCGTTCGCCGATCAAGCGGTCGTGCTGACGGTGCCGGCTTCGTTCGACGCGAGTGCCCGAGAGCTAACCCACGAAGCGGCCATCGCGGCTGGCTTCCCGGCCGATTTCACCTTGCTGGAAGAACCCCAGGCCGCCGTATACGCCTGGCTGGGTCACATGGGTGAGTCGTGGCGGAAGGCGCTTAGCGTGGGTGATAAGCTGCTGGTCTGCGACGTCGGTGGCGGAACGACCGACCTGACGTTGATCACCGTCGAAGAAGAAGCAGGCGAACTGGTCCTCAAGCGGATGGCCGTTGGCAATCATCTGCTGGTAGGCGGCGACAACATGGACCTGGCGTTGGCCTTTCATGTGGCCGAACTGTTCAAGGAAAAGAACGTCACGCTCGATCCGTGGCAATCGGTCTCGCTGTGGCACAGCTGCCGAGCCGCCAAAGAACAACTGCTGCAAGAGGGTGGGCCCGACAAGCACCCTGTCAGTATCTTAGGGCGCGGCAGCAAGCTGATCGCGAAGACCGTTTCTGTCGATGTCGAGCGCGAGCCGATCAAAGCGATGCTGTTGGAAGGTTTCTTCCCGGCATGTGCTGCCACCGACAAAGCGGAACGGGGCTTCGCCTCAGGCTTTCAGGAACTGGGCTTGCCGTTTGAATCGGACCCAGCCGTCACACGCCATCTGGCCGAGTTCTTGGCGATGCACGCCGAGAAAGCAGGCAGCGCGATTCACCCGACGCATGTGCTGTTCAACGGGGGCGTTTTCAAGAGCGAACCCTTCCAGACGCGGCTGATGGAAACGATCGAATCGTGGCAGCCGGAACAGCCTCCGCAGCGGTTGGCAGGCGATCACGATCTCGACTACGCCGTCGCTCGCGGTGCGGCCTTCTATGGCTGGGCGAAAGAGAAGGGGGGCATTCGTATCCGCGGCGGAACGGCTCAGGCCTATTACGTCGGCATTCAAACATCTGGCCTGGCGATCCCTGGGGCCCCGCGTCCGTTGAACCTGTTGAACGTCGTGCCGATCGGCATGGAAGAAGGAACCGAAACCGATGTGCCCAGCGCCGAGGTTGGCCTGGTGGTGGGCGAGACGACCAAGTTCCGCTTTTTCTCGTCGCCGATCCGCAAAGACGACCAGCCAGGGCAGATGATTCAGCGGTGGGACGAAGCCGAGATTTCCGAGACCGACAGCCTGGAAGCTTCGCTGCCGCGCGACGACAAGATCAACGAGCCATATGTGCCGGTGACCTTTCACAGCAAAGTGACCGAGCTCGGCATGCTCGAGTTGTGGTGCGTCAGCAGCAAGACTTCCGGCCGCTGGAAACTGGAGTTCAACGTCCGCGAAGAGGATTGA
- a CDS encoding DUF3500 domain-containing protein — MRKSLLAVTSVVLALATVTSAYTFYRLAGTSDKMTSAAGSLVDTLDAEQKKAMLYPYDSEKRLDWHFIPKDQRKGLEMKHMTEDQRQKTHALLQTALSEAGYKKTTQIISLEALLKHIQKKGPIRDTERYYVTIFGEPTPESRWGLSFEGHHLSLNFVVEGDQVLSSTPQFFATNPAEVKEQVLDGYPKGMAVLKAEEEIAFDLANSLTKQQLEKAVIAEKCPAEIRNAADPQPPQTAPEGIAWTDLKKDQQATLKKLIDVYVSAMPQDVAAKRNASIEEAGWDGIHFAWAGGFKGGIPHYYRIQGESFLIEFVNAQPDVSGNPANHIHCVWRDMRGDFALSAK; from the coding sequence GTGCGAAAAAGTCTGCTTGCCGTAACTTCTGTAGTGCTCGCATTGGCCACTGTGACCTCCGCTTACACATTTTATCGCCTGGCCGGAACCAGCGACAAAATGACGTCGGCGGCCGGATCCCTGGTCGATACGCTCGATGCCGAACAGAAGAAAGCGATGCTCTATCCGTACGATAGCGAGAAGCGTCTCGACTGGCACTTCATTCCTAAAGACCAACGCAAAGGTCTCGAGATGAAGCACATGACCGAAGATCAACGCCAGAAGACCCACGCGCTGCTGCAAACGGCCCTGAGCGAAGCTGGCTATAAAAAAACAACCCAGATCATTTCGCTCGAAGCCCTGCTCAAACACATTCAAAAGAAGGGCCCCATCCGCGATACCGAGCGTTACTACGTGACCATCTTCGGCGAGCCCACGCCTGAAAGCCGCTGGGGCCTCAGCTTCGAGGGGCATCACCTGTCGCTCAACTTCGTTGTCGAGGGAGACCAGGTTCTATCGTCGACGCCGCAGTTCTTCGCCACCAACCCGGCCGAAGTCAAAGAGCAAGTGCTCGATGGTTATCCCAAGGGCATGGCCGTGCTGAAGGCCGAAGAAGAAATTGCCTTCGACCTGGCGAACTCGCTCACCAAACAGCAGCTCGAAAAAGCGGTGATCGCTGAGAAGTGCCCCGCCGAGATCCGCAACGCCGCCGATCCACAACCGCCACAAACGGCGCCCGAAGGAATTGCCTGGACCGATCTGAAAAAAGACCAGCAAGCCACATTGAAGAAACTGATTGACGTTTACGTTTCGGCCATGCCGCAAGACGTTGCCGCCAAACGCAACGCCAGCATCGAAGAAGCAGGTTGGGACGGCATCCACTTTGCCTGGGCTGGTGGTTTCAAAGGGGGCATTCCGCATTACTATCGCATTCAAGGAGAATCGTTTCTCATTGAATTCGTCAATGCTCAACCAGATGTCTCGGGCAACCCGGCCAATCACATTCACTGCGTATGGCGTGACATGCGAGGCGACTTCGCTTTGTCGGCGAAGTAA
- a CDS encoding phytanoyl-CoA dioxygenase family protein, producing MARDWSELHELATDLFAWPTDADGWEQYRLTQEQLDFFNEQGYLAGVKILDAKQIEVLRSELAEFFEADHQGRELWYEYHTNESTTPETVLFHALGAWRLRPAFHDVLWAPGFVMAASQLLGGPVRFWHDQLFCKPAKHGGVVAWHQDYSYWTRTKPINHLTCWIGLDDATNENGCVQYIPGSHKWDLLPITGLAGNMEAIRDVLDDQQWEQFQHPVGAELKAGEATFHHPLMVHGSFENRVDRPRRATVINAFRDGVVSDKNEELLTGVPPIAVGQKMEGPFFPLLFDPASVA from the coding sequence ATGGCCCGCGATTGGTCTGAACTACACGAACTCGCCACTGATTTGTTTGCCTGGCCCACCGATGCCGATGGCTGGGAGCAATACCGTTTAACACAAGAGCAACTCGATTTCTTTAACGAGCAAGGCTACCTGGCCGGCGTGAAGATCTTGGATGCCAAGCAGATCGAAGTGCTTCGCAGTGAGTTAGCCGAATTCTTCGAAGCCGATCACCAAGGGCGTGAGCTGTGGTACGAGTACCACACCAACGAATCGACCACGCCTGAAACGGTGCTCTTTCATGCGTTGGGTGCCTGGCGACTTCGGCCGGCATTTCACGATGTGTTGTGGGCACCTGGTTTTGTGATGGCGGCCAGCCAACTGCTAGGCGGTCCGGTCCGTTTCTGGCACGACCAACTGTTCTGCAAGCCTGCCAAGCATGGCGGGGTGGTGGCCTGGCATCAAGATTACTCGTACTGGACACGCACCAAGCCGATCAATCATTTGACGTGCTGGATCGGTCTCGACGATGCCACCAACGAGAACGGCTGCGTGCAGTATATCCCTGGCAGTCACAAGTGGGACTTGTTGCCAATCACAGGCCTGGCCGGCAACATGGAAGCCATCCGCGACGTGCTCGACGACCAACAGTGGGAGCAGTTCCAGCATCCGGTGGGTGCCGAACTGAAAGCAGGCGAAGCAACTTTTCATCATCCATTAATGGTGCATGGCTCGTTTGAAAACCGAGTCGACCGACCACGACGCGCGACGGTGATCAATGCGTTTCGCGATGGCGTGGTCAGCGACAAGAACGAAGAACTGCTTACCGGCGTGCCACCCATCGCGGTCGGCCAAAAGATGGAAGGCCCGTTCTTTCCGCTGTTGTTCGATCCGGCCAGTGTTGCCTAA
- a CDS encoding alpha/beta hydrolase, with protein MLKNLALSCLVLFLSCASVWAAEGKKAPLWEDGAPGAKGTEEKDIPTLTTYLPASEINTGCAVVVFPGGGYGHLATGHEGIDIANFWNDLGVAAFVLEYRHKGRGYQHPIPLQDAQRAIRTVRARAEEYDVDPNRVGIMGFSAGGHLASSAGTHFDAGNPDAQDPVDRVSCRPDFMILCYPVIAFDQPYTHRGSQNNLLGKDADKELVQSMSSEQQVTSDTPPTFLFHTTEDTGVPPKNSVVFYLALVENKVPAEMHVFEKGRHGVGLAKSIPGTAEWGKLCHLWLKNRGMLSEKK; from the coding sequence ATGCTGAAGAATCTAGCGTTGAGCTGCCTTGTTTTGTTTCTCTCGTGTGCGTCCGTTTGGGCTGCCGAAGGCAAAAAGGCTCCGCTTTGGGAAGATGGTGCCCCCGGTGCGAAAGGGACCGAAGAGAAAGACATTCCGACGCTGACCACCTATTTGCCAGCTTCAGAAATCAATACCGGTTGTGCCGTCGTTGTGTTTCCTGGTGGTGGCTACGGCCATTTGGCCACCGGGCATGAAGGGATCGATATCGCCAACTTCTGGAATGACCTGGGCGTGGCCGCGTTTGTGCTGGAATACCGTCACAAGGGTCGTGGCTATCAGCACCCCATTCCGCTGCAAGACGCTCAGCGTGCCATCCGCACGGTGCGTGCCCGGGCCGAAGAATACGACGTCGATCCCAACCGCGTGGGCATCATGGGTTTCTCAGCCGGCGGTCACCTGGCTTCCTCGGCCGGTACCCACTTCGACGCAGGCAACCCCGACGCCCAGGACCCTGTCGACCGCGTTAGCTGCCGGCCAGACTTCATGATTCTGTGCTACCCGGTGATCGCATTCGACCAACCGTACACGCATCGCGGATCGCAAAACAACTTGTTGGGTAAAGACGCCGACAAAGAACTCGTTCAGTCGATGTCGAGCGAACAGCAAGTCACCTCTGATACGCCACCGACGTTCCTCTTTCACACCACCGAAGACACCGGCGTGCCTCCGAAGAACAGCGTGGTCTTCTACCTGGCGTTGGTCGAAAACAAGGTGCCAGCCGAGATGCACGTTTTCGAGAAAGGTCGCCACGGCGTCGGTCTGGCCAAGTCGATCCCCGGAACGGCCGAGTGGGGCAAGCTATGCCACCTGTGGTTGAAAAACCGCGGCATGCTCAGCGAGAAGAAGTAA
- a CDS encoding hsp70 family protein — protein MSIVQATSAQPRPGEEEELPSRYLVGIDLGTTNSAVTFLDTQTDGATIETFAVPQVIAPGQIEPRTTLPSFHYQAAQGEFTPDALRLPWSKSEETTLVGTFARDHGTSVPGRMINSAKSWLSHSGVDRTAALLPWHGSADVEKLSPVEVSSRYLQHVRCAWNDRFKSEPLEKQDIVLTLPASFDEIARELTVEAAKQAGLNRVVLIEEPQAAFYDWLAKHADSWQQHVSPGQTILVCDIGGGTSDFTLIRARAGEENLVQFHRVAVGEHLILGGDNLDLALAHHLEQKLSPNDKLPADRWSILVRRCRQIKETFLGPDPPKSQTVSLPALGSKLIGGALQCEVTREEVHQVLAEGFLPECQLADAPDTRTSGFQEFGLPYAPDAAITRWLAHFLRTHQEVIEEASRHASGAVRPDLVLLNGGFFESPVLKQRLLDVLTRWFTQDDANWQPVLLENQHLDLAVSRGATYYGQVRRGTGVKITANLARTYYIGIGSGETLEAMCLLPATTEPGQEIDLNLTFQLRVSEPVEFPLFISSTRLIDQPGQLVPIDPQQIKALPPIRTVLRARRRAAAETIPVHLHAKLTEIGTIELWCAEVDSDRTWRLQFDIRSATQTDVAAHQSAKEAEGMLDESLWNDAAQLLNETFGKQASRKPQPLIKDLEAALEMRRDQWPTSLLRRMWEHLMDLESGRSKSPTHESRWLNLTGFCLRPGYGLALDDWRVSETWKLLQGRVLHNDDNCRNQSLILWRRIAGGLNRGQQLAIAEPLLLATRAMHKRMTSGGGGSTAAATFTPQQAIEAWRLLGSLELLGAQEKTEIGRKLVDLLGKKKLEPARGAMAWTIGRMGTRVPVYGPLNTLVPKEIAAKWMQAITTQKTTNRADLLAVMQLARHTKDRYRDLPEAARNEAAAWLESQQASQHWVRMVREGGQLDEEEQSQIFGESLPTGLTLVR, from the coding sequence ATGTCCATCGTCCAAGCAACCTCCGCCCAGCCGCGTCCCGGCGAAGAAGAGGAACTCCCCAGCCGCTATCTCGTCGGCATCGACCTGGGCACGACCAACTCGGCCGTGACCTTTCTCGATACGCAGACCGACGGCGCAACCATCGAGACCTTCGCGGTCCCGCAAGTGATTGCCCCTGGGCAGATCGAACCCCGCACCACGCTGCCGTCGTTTCACTATCAGGCGGCTCAAGGAGAGTTCACCCCAGATGCCCTGCGGTTGCCGTGGAGCAAATCGGAAGAGACCACCCTGGTCGGTACGTTTGCCCGCGACCATGGAACGAGCGTCCCAGGCCGGATGATTAACTCAGCCAAGAGCTGGCTTTCGCACTCTGGCGTCGACCGCACGGCGGCCCTGTTGCCGTGGCATGGCAGCGCCGATGTCGAGAAGCTTTCGCCCGTCGAAGTCAGTAGCCGCTACCTGCAGCACGTGCGATGCGCGTGGAACGATCGCTTTAAGTCAGAGCCGCTGGAGAAGCAAGATATCGTGCTGACCTTGCCGGCGTCGTTCGATGAAATCGCGCGAGAGCTGACCGTCGAAGCGGCCAAACAGGCAGGGCTCAATCGCGTGGTTCTCATCGAAGAACCTCAAGCCGCGTTCTACGACTGGCTGGCCAAGCACGCCGACAGCTGGCAGCAGCATGTTTCGCCGGGGCAAACGATCCTGGTGTGCGACATCGGCGGCGGGACCAGCGACTTCACGCTCATCCGGGCTCGGGCCGGCGAAGAGAACCTGGTGCAGTTTCATCGCGTGGCCGTGGGCGAACACCTGATCTTGGGTGGCGACAACCTCGACCTGGCCTTGGCCCATCATTTGGAACAAAAGCTTTCGCCCAACGACAAACTGCCTGCCGATCGGTGGTCGATCTTGGTGCGTCGCTGCCGTCAAATCAAAGAGACGTTCCTGGGCCCAGATCCGCCGAAGTCGCAGACGGTCAGCCTGCCGGCGCTGGGATCGAAGTTGATTGGGGGTGCTCTGCAGTGCGAGGTAACGCGCGAAGAAGTGCACCAGGTGCTGGCCGAAGGCTTTCTGCCGGAATGCCAACTGGCCGATGCCCCAGATACGCGGACATCCGGCTTTCAGGAATTTGGCTTGCCGTATGCCCCCGACGCAGCGATAACCCGTTGGCTGGCCCACTTTCTGCGAACGCATCAGGAAGTGATCGAAGAAGCCAGCCGACATGCAAGCGGAGCCGTTCGGCCTGACCTGGTTTTACTGAACGGTGGCTTCTTCGAGTCGCCAGTTTTGAAGCAGCGTCTGCTCGACGTGCTGACCCGCTGGTTCACGCAGGACGACGCCAACTGGCAGCCGGTGCTGTTAGAGAACCAGCACCTCGACCTGGCTGTCTCGCGCGGGGCGACCTACTACGGGCAAGTCCGCCGGGGCACCGGCGTGAAGATCACCGCGAACCTGGCCCGCACTTATTACATTGGGATCGGCAGTGGCGAAACGCTCGAAGCGATGTGCCTGCTGCCAGCAACGACCGAGCCAGGCCAAGAGATCGATCTCAACTTGACCTTTCAGCTGCGCGTGTCTGAGCCGGTCGAGTTTCCACTGTTTATTTCCAGCACGCGTTTGATCGACCAACCCGGTCAACTGGTGCCGATCGATCCCCAGCAAATCAAAGCCTTGCCGCCAATTCGTACGGTCCTCAGGGCACGACGCCGGGCGGCGGCAGAGACGATTCCGGTGCACCTGCACGCCAAGCTTACCGAGATCGGTACGATTGAACTATGGTGCGCCGAGGTCGACAGCGACCGCACCTGGCGGCTGCAGTTCGACATTCGTAGCGCCACGCAAACCGACGTCGCCGCGCACCAATCGGCGAAGGAAGCCGAGGGGATGCTCGATGAATCGTTATGGAACGACGCGGCGCAGCTTCTCAACGAAACGTTCGGCAAACAGGCATCGCGCAAGCCGCAACCGTTGATCAAAGACTTGGAAGCGGCCCTGGAAATGCGTCGCGACCAATGGCCCACATCGCTGTTGCGCCGCATGTGGGAACACCTGATGGACCTGGAGTCAGGCCGCAGCAAGAGCCCCACGCACGAGTCGCGTTGGCTGAACCTGACCGGCTTCTGTTTACGGCCTGGCTATGGGCTGGCGCTCGACGATTGGCGGGTTTCCGAGACGTGGAAACTGCTGCAAGGGAGGGTGCTGCACAACGACGACAACTGCCGTAATCAGTCGTTGATCTTGTGGCGACGGATTGCCGGGGGCCTCAATCGCGGGCAACAGTTGGCCATCGCCGAACCACTTCTGTTGGCCACGCGCGCAATGCACAAGCGAATGACCAGTGGCGGCGGAGGCAGCACAGCCGCCGCGACCTTCACCCCGCAGCAAGCAATCGAAGCTTGGCGTCTGCTGGGAAGCCTGGAGTTGCTCGGAGCCCAAGAGAAAACCGAGATCGGCCGCAAGCTGGTCGACCTGCTAGGCAAGAAGAAACTGGAACCGGCCCGCGGAGCGATGGCCTGGACGATTGGCCGTATGGGAACGCGCGTGCCGGTATACGGGCCGCTCAATACGCTGGTCCCCAAAGAGATCGCCGCGAAATGGATGCAGGCGATCACCACGCAAAAAACAACCAACCGGGCCGACCTGCTGGCCGTCATGCAGCTGGCCCGCCATACCAAGGACCGCTATCGCGACCTGCCAGAAGCTGCCCGAAACGAGGCCGCCGCCTGGTTAGAAAGCCAGCAAGCTTCCCAGCACTGGGTACGCATGGTGCGTGAAGGAGGTCAGCTGGATGAAGAAGAGCAATCGCAAATCTTCGGCGAGAGTTTGCCAACGGGGTTAACGTTGGTGCGTTAG
- a CDS encoding CBS domain-containing protein, with translation MIVSHSFLTRGLETLVTYNPISVHEDVTLDELLERLYSTGFHHWPVVDDQQHIIGMISDQDIVRAATERHIANAPQDECRKNYKVRVSNFMKRHVQMIDDSASPLDALSRIIEQGIHCLPVTKAGALWGMVTTTDFIRELAYSSHVVRDVAIQEVYDADPELVEIDTPIEEVRKLFIAGGLSYVLVIQGDCPLGVITARDLRRHCCRQMARTLFDGKLGETCTAIDLLKTTSCLQRTSDLGSAATTMYEQQINAVMVCPRGEEYFGVITEEQILNRVCNVELAAAHKETVGTSY, from the coding sequence ATGATTGTCAGCCACTCGTTTTTAACACGAGGACTAGAAACGCTGGTCACCTATAATCCGATCAGCGTTCATGAAGACGTCACGCTCGACGAACTTCTTGAGCGGCTCTACAGCACCGGCTTTCATCATTGGCCGGTTGTCGATGACCAGCAACACATCATCGGGATGATCTCTGACCAAGATATTGTCAGGGCAGCTACCGAACGTCATATCGCGAATGCCCCTCAGGACGAGTGTCGCAAGAATTACAAAGTACGTGTCAGCAACTTTATGAAGCGACACGTTCAAATGATCGATGACTCGGCAAGCCCTCTGGATGCTTTAAGCCGGATCATCGAACAAGGTATCCACTGCTTGCCGGTTACCAAAGCAGGTGCGTTGTGGGGGATGGTGACAACGACCGACTTCATCCGCGAATTGGCCTACAGCTCGCATGTGGTTCGCGATGTTGCTATTCAAGAGGTCTACGACGCCGATCCTGAACTCGTTGAAATAGACACGCCAATCGAAGAAGTCCGCAAGCTGTTTATCGCAGGAGGCCTGTCGTACGTTCTGGTCATCCAAGGCGATTGCCCGCTCGGGGTGATCACGGCCCGCGACCTCCGGCGTCACTGCTGTCGTCAAATGGCACGCACGCTCTTCGACGGTAAGCTCGGCGAAACGTGCACCGCGATTGACTTGCTGAAAACAACCAGTTGCCTACAACGAACGAGCGACCTGGGATCTGCCGCCACTACGATGTACGAACAACAGATCAATGCGGTGATGGTTTGCCCTCGTGGAGAAGAGTACTTTGGCGTGATCACCGAAGAACAGATTCTAAATCGCGTTTGTAACGTGGAACTGGCTGCCGCCCACAAAGAGACCGTCGGCACCTCGTACTAA
- a CDS encoding TraR/DksA C4-type zinc finger protein — MLKEISCPDCHWHRLVGTADKFRLLNQVGMLRREENPDQAIVEELFERSSHKLTCDECGRVGLRIDLPRDEEEDWGDGRVCQDCRKTIPPERLEIFPDTKICVACQQKDDDGEDDTQPDFCRKCGEVMISSTSRGGGLTRYRLRCPRCG, encoded by the coding sequence ATGCTGAAAGAAATTAGCTGTCCCGATTGTCATTGGCACCGACTCGTCGGTACGGCCGATAAATTTCGACTGTTGAATCAAGTCGGTATGCTGCGGCGGGAAGAAAACCCCGACCAGGCAATCGTCGAAGAACTGTTTGAGCGCAGCAGCCATAAGCTGACCTGCGACGAATGCGGACGCGTCGGCCTGCGAATTGATCTTCCCCGCGATGAAGAGGAAGACTGGGGAGACGGACGCGTTTGCCAGGATTGCCGCAAGACGATACCGCCCGAGCGGCTCGAGATCTTCCCAGATACCAAGATCTGCGTCGCTTGTCAGCAGAAAGATGATGATGGCGAAGACGACACGCAGCCCGATTTCTGTCGGAAGTGCGGAGAGGTTATGATATCAAGCACCTCCCGCGGCGGTGGACTGACGCGTTATCGTTTGCGTTGTCCGCGCTGCGGCTGA
- a CDS encoding LOG family protein, producing the protein MMESLCVFCGSASGSRPAYVQVAQQLGRLMAERKIQLIYGGGKVGMMGALADAVLAAGGEVIGVIPGALVERELAHHGVTDLIIVDSMHQRKAKMSDLSDGFLALPGGYGTLEELFEVITWAQLGFHAKPCGLLNVEGFFDPLLAMLDQAADQQFMSPENRSLLLTASEPSEVLQQLIDAHPHENPRWIDRSET; encoded by the coding sequence ATGATGGAAAGTTTGTGTGTCTTTTGCGGGTCGGCATCTGGAAGCCGGCCTGCCTATGTTCAAGTCGCTCAGCAGCTAGGCCGCTTGATGGCCGAGCGTAAGATTCAGCTGATCTACGGCGGCGGAAAAGTCGGCATGATGGGCGCGCTGGCCGACGCCGTTCTCGCGGCCGGTGGCGAGGTGATCGGCGTGATCCCGGGCGCCTTGGTCGAACGCGAATTGGCCCACCACGGCGTGACCGACTTGATCATCGTCGACTCGATGCATCAGCGCAAAGCGAAAATGTCGGACCTGTCCGACGGCTTTCTGGCCCTGCCCGGCGGGTACGGCACGCTCGAAGAACTGTTCGAGGTCATCACCTGGGCCCAGCTAGGCTTCCACGCCAAACCATGCGGCCTGCTAAACGTAGAAGGCTTCTTCGATCCCCTGCTGGCCATGCTCGACCAAGCCGCCGACCAGCAGTTCATGTCCCCCGAAAACCGCAGTCTGTTGCTCACGGCAAGCGAACCGTCCGAGGTCCTACAGCAACTAATCGACGCCCACCCGCACGAAAACCCGCGGTGGATCGATCGCTCAGAGACGTGA
- a CDS encoding REP-associated tyrosine transposase, which yields MSNYRRVAIGRTVFFTVNTENRRPLLTTLLGRQSLRVAIEKTRVELPFSVIAFVLLPDHLHTIWELPKGSEDFSKRWQKIKATFSKHWKQKGGKIFPVNQSRESRGETGIWQRRFYEHTCRDEDDLKRCVDYIHINPVKHQLVTQAAQWPWSSFHRFVRLGEYDLKWGNSQFWRGDEFRDFD from the coding sequence ATGAGTAACTACCGACGAGTTGCGATAGGGAGGACCGTCTTCTTTACCGTGAACACGGAAAATCGACGTCCCCTTCTAACAACTTTGTTGGGACGACAAAGCCTACGAGTTGCCATCGAGAAAACGCGTGTTGAGCTCCCTTTTTCCGTGATTGCGTTCGTATTGCTCCCAGATCACTTACACACGATCTGGGAATTGCCGAAAGGGAGCGAAGACTTCTCTAAGCGGTGGCAAAAAATCAAAGCGACCTTCAGTAAACACTGGAAACAGAAGGGGGGAAAGATTTTCCCAGTCAATCAAAGCCGTGAATCACGCGGGGAAACGGGCATCTGGCAACGTCGTTTCTATGAACATACCTGCCGAGATGAAGATGACTTAAAACGCTGCGTGGACTACATCCATATCAATCCAGTTAAGCATCAATTAGTCACCCAAGCCGCTCAGTGGCCTTGGTCGAGCTTTCATCGATTTGTCCGTTTGGGCGAATACGATCTCAAGTGGGGCAATTCCCAATTTTGGCGGGGGGATGAATTTCGCGATTTTGATTGA